A genomic segment from Azospirillum sp. TSH58 encodes:
- the exbB gene encoding tonB-system energizer ExbB: protein MLTALHTRSIAAMAAAGTFLSSGLGWAQGVPATNGGAPAAPASAPTPMAAPAADTLAAPLAAPDAAAGAAAGLDHMTAATATLPHDLSPWGMFMAASPVVQAVMIGLALASVATWTIFLAKSLELSKAKRKARASLAALEQARSLTQAAESIGFEKTPATAFLRAVIAEAHQSADAPSQEGLKERAASRLERIEAAEGRRMMRGTGILASIGSTAPFVGLFGTVWGIMVSFIGIAKSQTTNLAVVAPGIAEALLATAIGLVAAIPAVVIYNGFARSIGGYRAQLGDSSAAVLRLLSRDMDRRALPRAVSKAAE, encoded by the coding sequence ATGCTCACAGCGCTTCACACCCGTTCCATCGCCGCGATGGCCGCCGCCGGCACCTTCCTGTCGAGCGGACTTGGCTGGGCGCAGGGCGTCCCCGCAACCAACGGCGGTGCTCCCGCGGCACCGGCTTCGGCGCCAACGCCCATGGCGGCTCCCGCCGCCGACACGCTGGCGGCCCCGCTGGCCGCGCCGGACGCCGCGGCTGGAGCGGCCGCCGGGCTGGACCACATGACCGCCGCGACGGCGACCCTGCCGCACGACCTGTCCCCCTGGGGCATGTTCATGGCGGCGAGCCCGGTGGTGCAGGCGGTGATGATCGGGCTGGCGCTGGCCTCGGTGGCGACCTGGACCATCTTCCTCGCCAAGTCGCTGGAACTGTCGAAGGCCAAGCGCAAGGCGCGGGCCTCCCTGGCGGCGCTGGAGCAGGCGCGCTCGCTGACCCAGGCGGCGGAGAGCATCGGCTTCGAGAAGACCCCGGCCACCGCCTTCCTGCGCGCCGTGATCGCCGAGGCGCACCAGTCCGCCGACGCCCCCTCGCAGGAGGGTCTGAAGGAGCGCGCGGCCTCCCGCCTGGAGCGGATCGAGGCGGCGGAGGGGCGGCGCATGATGCGCGGCACCGGCATCCTCGCCAGCATCGGTTCCACGGCCCCCTTCGTCGGGCTGTTCGGCACGGTGTGGGGCATCATGGTGAGCTTCATCGGCATCGCCAAGTCGCAGACGACCAACCTCGCGGTGGTGGCGCCGGGCATCGCCGAAGCGCTGCTGGCGACGGCCATCGGCCTCGTCGCGGCCATTCCGGCGGTGGTGATCTACAACGGCTTCGCCCGCTCCATCGGCGGCTACCGCGCCCAGCTCGGCGACTCCTCGGCGGCGGTGCTGCGGCTGCTGAGCCGCGACATGGACCGCCGCGCCCTGCCGCGCGCCGTGTCCAAGGCGGCGGAGTAA
- a CDS encoding Lin0512 family protein, with the protein MKQVMFVELGMGADLHGQDVTKAAVRAVRNAIERNSMPGMRALVDGDTSRMQVRVHLAVPADADRLDLEAVRAVFPYGQVSFNVVSGGMLAPSGIFLADKNDRNEMIYIVNAAVEVGV; encoded by the coding sequence ATGAAGCAGGTGATGTTCGTCGAACTCGGCATGGGCGCCGATCTGCACGGGCAGGACGTGACCAAGGCCGCCGTGCGCGCCGTGCGCAACGCCATCGAGCGCAACTCCATGCCTGGCATGCGGGCGTTGGTCGACGGCGACACCAGCCGGATGCAGGTCCGCGTCCATCTCGCCGTTCCCGCGGACGCCGACCGTCTGGACCTGGAGGCCGTGCGGGCGGTCTTCCCCTATGGGCAGGTCTCCTTCAACGTGGTGTCCGGCGGCATGCTGGCGCCCAGCGGCATCTTCCTGGCCGACAAGAACGACCGCAACGAGATGATCTACATCGTCAACGCCGCGGTGGAGGTCGGTGTCTGA
- a CDS encoding GreA/GreB family elongation factor yields the protein MTEGNDRPLIWIGRLDYGRLLHAVERLAVQAPEVSAFLSRELDRAIVRPESDLPRTIVRMGSRVLFRRDDGLPPEWGELVYPDQSPKENQITVASPLGVALLGLREGAFMPYSDADGTTRRLMIERVLPA from the coding sequence ATGACCGAGGGAAACGACCGGCCGCTGATCTGGATCGGACGCCTGGATTACGGCCGCCTGCTGCACGCCGTGGAGCGGCTGGCTGTGCAGGCTCCGGAGGTCTCGGCCTTCCTGTCGCGGGAGTTGGACCGTGCGATCGTCCGCCCGGAAAGCGACCTGCCCCGAACGATCGTGCGCATGGGCAGCCGGGTGCTGTTCCGCCGCGACGACGGCCTGCCGCCCGAATGGGGCGAGCTGGTCTACCCGGACCAATCGCCCAAGGAGAACCAGATCACCGTCGCGTCCCCGCTGGGCGTCGCCTTGCTCGGCCTCCGGGAGGGGGCTTTCATGCCCTACAGCGACGCGGACGGAACGACGCGGCGGCTGATGATCGAGCGCGTTCTCCCGGCCTGA
- the exbD gene encoding TonB system transport protein ExbD translates to MAARLDDGDDLTESHDINVTPFIDVMLVLLIIFMVAAPLATVDVPVDLPASTAQPQPRPDKPLFLTIQADNSLSVGDTPVAREALAAALDGVTNGDKGARVFLRADRSVDYGALTEVMNALRAAGYLKIALVGLEGAAAK, encoded by the coding sequence ATGGCGGCGCGTCTCGACGACGGCGACGATCTCACCGAGTCGCACGACATCAACGTCACGCCCTTCATCGACGTGATGCTCGTGCTGCTCATCATCTTCATGGTGGCGGCCCCGCTGGCGACCGTGGACGTTCCGGTGGACCTGCCGGCCTCCACCGCCCAGCCGCAGCCGCGGCCCGACAAGCCGCTGTTCCTGACCATCCAGGCGGACAACAGCCTGTCGGTGGGCGACACGCCGGTGGCCCGCGAAGCCCTGGCGGCGGCGCTGGACGGGGTGACGAACGGCGACAAGGGCGCGCGCGTCTTCCTGCGCGCCGACCGCAGCGTGGATTACGGCGCGCTGACCGAAGTGATGAACGCGCTGCGCGCCGCCGGCTATCTGAAGATCGCCCTGGTCGGGCTGGAAGGCGCGGCCGCGAAATGA
- a CDS encoding response regulator transcription factor, with translation MTQTRYPSTTEPTVFIIDDDEAVRDALSVLVEVAGLSVRTFVNALEFLHRYSPEQPGCVVADLRMPFMDGLELQEELTRRGCGLPVIIITAHGEVSSAVTAFRSGAVDFLEKPFDDGVFLRRIHEALQRDAHQRRDRSAAETALAKLALLSPRERDVAALMVEGCANKAIAIRLGIGVRTVETHRANILSKLDIRTVPELMRLWMHAP, from the coding sequence ATGACCCAGACCCGTTATCCCTCCACCACCGAACCGACCGTCTTCATCATCGACGACGACGAGGCGGTCCGTGACGCGCTCTCCGTTCTGGTCGAGGTGGCCGGCCTGTCCGTGCGCACCTTCGTCAACGCGTTGGAATTCCTGCACCGCTACAGCCCGGAGCAGCCGGGTTGCGTGGTGGCCGACCTCCGCATGCCCTTCATGGACGGGCTGGAGCTTCAGGAGGAGCTGACCCGGCGCGGCTGCGGCCTGCCGGTCATCATCATCACCGCCCATGGCGAGGTGAGTTCCGCCGTCACCGCCTTCCGGTCCGGAGCGGTCGATTTCCTGGAAAAGCCGTTCGACGACGGCGTCTTCCTGCGCCGCATCCACGAGGCCCTGCAGCGCGACGCCCACCAGCGCCGGGACCGCTCCGCCGCGGAAACCGCCCTGGCGAAGCTGGCCCTTCTCAGCCCCCGCGAACGGGATGTGGCGGCGCTGATGGTGGAGGGCTGCGCCAACAAGGCCATCGCGATCCGCCTCGGGATCGGCGTCCGCACGGTGGAGACCCACCGGGCGAACATTCTCAGCAAGCTCGACATCCGGACGGTTCCGGAACTCATGCGCCTCTGGATGCACGCACCGTGA
- a CDS encoding ATP-binding protein, whose translation MPFPPASRASGAPAILTGRDMVLLSLAFLAAYLPIDWLTFIHPRPSLNITPWNPPAGLYMALLLWTGARGLPMVYATLILADLVVRGHPASVSSLLLSNLAIVAGYGAAAHVLRHRVAIGLALNRVRDVGWLVGVTFLSAAVVAPVFVGVFVLDGALPAADLPTLAFQYWLGDAIGIAVVTPFVLLLHRPDKTPAWSVPKTPTAAQTAAIAAALLLVFLPIGDGQFNLFYVLFLPLVWVAVSHGLPGAVLAALAIQSGLIAGLQAIGLPLGAVVYHQTLMLALAITALFLGALVSERREVEARLREHQAELAHLSRLTVTGEMASALAHELNQPLLAAISYARAAQRLLEGNDTPPRAHDLIDKAVIQAERAGEVIRGLRTFLSKGSLQLAPEPASEILRETLTLVRGDAAYNRVQLRVDMAEPLPLVLCDRIQIEQVLLNLVHNSIEAIAAADSPVREVVLRVRATPPDGLTFEVEDSGPGVSAGMVDHLYSPFATTKPAGMGLGLPICRSIVESHGGRLWLGRTGATGSVFQVFLPAAPSRHPAVP comes from the coding sequence ATGCCTTTTCCGCCCGCCAGCCGTGCATCGGGAGCGCCGGCCATCCTGACCGGCCGGGACATGGTCCTGCTGTCCCTTGCCTTCCTGGCGGCCTATCTGCCCATCGACTGGCTGACCTTCATCCACCCGCGCCCGAGCCTCAACATCACGCCATGGAACCCGCCGGCCGGACTCTACATGGCGCTTCTGCTGTGGACCGGGGCGCGCGGCCTGCCGATGGTCTACGCCACGCTGATCCTCGCCGATCTGGTGGTGCGGGGGCATCCCGCCTCGGTCTCCTCGCTGCTGCTCTCGAACCTCGCCATCGTCGCCGGGTACGGGGCAGCCGCCCATGTCCTGCGCCACCGGGTGGCGATCGGCCTGGCGTTGAACCGGGTGCGCGATGTCGGCTGGCTGGTCGGCGTCACCTTCCTGAGCGCCGCCGTCGTGGCGCCCGTCTTCGTCGGCGTGTTCGTCCTGGACGGGGCCTTGCCCGCCGCCGACCTGCCGACGCTGGCGTTCCAATACTGGCTGGGCGACGCCATCGGCATCGCCGTGGTCACGCCCTTCGTCCTCCTCCTGCACCGGCCGGACAAGACGCCCGCCTGGAGCGTGCCGAAGACGCCCACCGCCGCGCAGACGGCCGCCATCGCCGCGGCGCTCCTGCTGGTCTTCCTGCCCATCGGCGACGGCCAGTTCAATCTGTTCTACGTGCTGTTCCTGCCCCTCGTCTGGGTGGCCGTGTCGCATGGCCTGCCGGGCGCGGTGCTGGCGGCGCTGGCCATTCAGAGCGGCCTGATCGCCGGGCTGCAGGCGATCGGCCTTCCCCTGGGCGCGGTGGTCTATCACCAGACGCTGATGCTGGCCCTGGCCATCACCGCCCTGTTCCTCGGCGCTCTCGTCAGCGAGCGGCGCGAGGTCGAGGCCCGGCTGCGCGAACACCAGGCCGAGCTGGCCCATCTCTCCCGCCTCACGGTGACCGGAGAGATGGCGTCCGCCCTGGCCCACGAGCTCAACCAGCCGCTGCTGGCCGCCATCAGCTACGCGCGGGCCGCCCAGCGCCTCCTGGAAGGCAACGACACGCCGCCGCGCGCCCACGACCTCATCGACAAGGCGGTGATCCAGGCGGAGCGCGCGGGCGAGGTCATCCGCGGGCTGCGCACCTTCCTGAGCAAGGGATCGCTTCAACTGGCGCCGGAGCCGGCCAGCGAGATCCTGCGCGAGACGCTGACGCTGGTGCGGGGGGACGCGGCCTACAACCGGGTCCAGCTTCGGGTGGACATGGCGGAGCCGCTTCCCCTCGTGCTGTGCGACCGCATCCAGATCGAGCAGGTCCTCCTGAACCTCGTGCACAACAGCATCGAGGCCATCGCCGCGGCCGACAGCCCGGTGCGCGAGGTCGTCCTGCGGGTCCGGGCCACGCCGCCGGACGGCCTGACCTTCGAGGTCGAGGACAGCGGCCCCGGCGTGTCGGCGGGCATGGTCGACCATCTGTATTCGCCGTTCGCCACCACGAAGCCGGCGGGCATGGGACTCGGCCTGCCCATCTGCCGCTCGATCGTCGAAAGCCACGGCGGCAGGCTGTGGCTCGGCCGCACCGGTGCGACCGGTTCCGTTTTCCAGGTCTTTCTGCCCGCAGCCCCGTCCCGACACCCGGCCGTCCCATGA
- a CDS encoding DUF2325 domain-containing protein, with protein sequence MPSCVLGQAKRRKLWTIPTEYHCSIVGTCLSSEDVAWLCRRLKLVPTADARPYDIHRYFVEKAAEDGPEARLMHKRLDETFAVAVKRFARETTEEGWMALWTAAVASGDVAAAYWGVLSHGAMPDAVRVRAFADVHMLSHLMGGENRRQLRENRDLARRCDELTARLAKQERAAAERVAEKDARIRELEAQLAAQRAAPAVPETPSVPKAPSVRAPGQARLLRTMDALHRRVASERMRARHAEAEVERLRRLLDPPAAQTRRAATAETSTPTDLGGRAILYVGGRTKSLPHLRAAVETRNGCLLHHDGGFEQTTRCLEGLVERADVVVCPVDCVSHDACLRVKGLCRRMGKPFVPMRSAGATSFARILHSFGQDGAGEESAHH encoded by the coding sequence GTGCCATCCTGCGTACTGGGACAGGCCAAGCGCCGGAAGCTGTGGACGATCCCCACGGAGTATCATTGCTCGATCGTGGGCACCTGCCTGTCGTCGGAAGACGTGGCGTGGCTGTGCCGGCGGCTGAAGCTGGTCCCCACGGCGGACGCCCGCCCCTACGACATCCACCGTTATTTCGTGGAGAAGGCCGCGGAGGACGGGCCGGAAGCCCGGCTGATGCACAAGCGGCTGGACGAGACCTTCGCCGTCGCGGTGAAGCGCTTCGCCCGCGAGACCACGGAAGAGGGCTGGATGGCGCTGTGGACCGCCGCGGTGGCCTCGGGCGACGTGGCCGCCGCCTACTGGGGCGTGCTGAGCCACGGCGCCATGCCCGACGCCGTGCGCGTGCGCGCCTTCGCCGACGTGCACATGCTGTCCCACCTGATGGGGGGCGAGAACCGGCGCCAGCTGCGGGAGAACCGCGATCTGGCCCGGCGCTGCGACGAGTTGACCGCCCGGCTGGCGAAGCAGGAACGCGCCGCCGCCGAGCGCGTCGCCGAGAAGGACGCGCGCATCCGGGAATTGGAGGCGCAACTCGCCGCACAGCGGGCCGCGCCTGCGGTTCCGGAAACGCCCAGCGTCCCGAAAGCCCCGTCGGTCCGGGCGCCGGGTCAGGCGCGGCTGCTGCGCACCATGGACGCCCTGCACCGCCGCGTCGCCAGCGAGCGCATGCGTGCCCGCCACGCCGAGGCCGAGGTCGAGCGGCTGCGCCGCCTGCTCGACCCGCCGGCCGCGCAAACCCGTCGCGCCGCCACCGCCGAGACGAGCACCCCGACCGATCTCGGCGGGCGGGCCATCCTCTATGTGGGCGGGCGGACCAAGAGCCTGCCCCATCTGCGGGCGGCGGTGGAGACGCGCAACGGCTGCCTGCTGCACCATGACGGCGGGTTCGAGCAGACCACCCGCTGCCTGGAGGGGCTGGTGGAGCGCGCCGACGTGGTGGTCTGTCCGGTCGACTGCGTCAGCCACGACGCCTGCCTGCGGGTGAAGGGGCTGTGCCGCCGCATGGGCAAGCCCTTCGTTCCCATGCGCAGCGCCGGAGCCACCAGCTTCGCCCGCATCCTGCACAGCTTCGGCCAGGACGGCGCCGGGGAGGAATCCGCGCACCACTGA
- a CDS encoding DUF1398 domain-containing protein: MDSKITAILRECSRASDEERITFPEVVAALGVAGVERYHTDLVRAETTYYFPDGTTERVEARPCRLPPALDFSAEGVASAVRAIQSGAIRYGGFCERVLRAGCAGWTVSLLGRRVVYYGRGGDSHTEWFPGAR; this comes from the coding sequence ATGGACTCCAAGATCACAGCCATCCTGCGGGAGTGCAGCCGCGCTTCGGACGAGGAGCGCATCACCTTCCCCGAGGTCGTCGCCGCGCTGGGCGTCGCGGGGGTGGAGCGCTATCACACCGATCTCGTGCGCGCGGAAACCACCTACTACTTCCCGGACGGGACGACGGAGCGGGTGGAGGCCCGGCCTTGCCGCCTGCCGCCGGCCCTGGACTTCTCGGCGGAAGGCGTGGCATCCGCCGTCCGCGCCATCCAGTCCGGAGCGATCCGCTACGGTGGCTTCTGCGAACGGGTGCTGCGGGCCGGCTGCGCCGGCTGGACGGTCAGCCTCCTGGGCCGGCGGGTCGTCTATTACGGCCGCGGCGGCGACAGCCACACCGAGTGGTTTCCCGGCGCACGCTGA
- a CDS encoding energy transducer TonB, with the protein MSVATFDPNDLPDGGERTAPALARWGGSLVVVLGAHALVALAALSWHVAMEEAPAMPPAVMLDLPPMPETPAAEPPPTLESMLPEPELPPEPVIEPEPEPEPIPEIAPEPPPPVPAEVALPEPPPKPKPKPKEEPKPKPKAEPPKPRPQTQAPPKPVTEAPANAAPAAAPPSGAPAQAAPVPRNSNALPTWHGAVLGHLERYKRYPRIAQMRRQQGVPQVHITLDRQGRVLAVRLHKGSGFEALDEETIALVERASPLPAPPPDVAQDRMELVVPVQYFLR; encoded by the coding sequence ATGAGCGTGGCGACCTTCGATCCCAACGACCTCCCGGACGGCGGGGAGCGCACGGCGCCCGCCCTGGCGCGCTGGGGCGGCAGTCTGGTGGTCGTGCTGGGCGCCCACGCCCTCGTGGCGCTCGCCGCCCTGTCCTGGCACGTGGCGATGGAAGAGGCGCCGGCCATGCCGCCCGCGGTGATGCTCGACCTGCCGCCGATGCCGGAAACGCCGGCCGCGGAGCCGCCGCCGACCCTGGAATCGATGCTCCCGGAGCCGGAGTTGCCGCCCGAACCGGTGATCGAGCCGGAGCCGGAACCCGAGCCCATCCCCGAGATCGCCCCGGAGCCGCCCCCGCCCGTGCCGGCGGAGGTCGCCCTGCCGGAACCGCCGCCCAAGCCGAAGCCCAAGCCCAAGGAAGAGCCCAAGCCGAAGCCCAAGGCCGAACCGCCGAAGCCGCGCCCGCAGACGCAGGCGCCGCCCAAGCCGGTGACGGAAGCCCCGGCCAACGCCGCTCCCGCCGCCGCCCCGCCCTCGGGCGCCCCGGCCCAGGCGGCGCCGGTGCCGCGCAACAGCAACGCGCTGCCCACCTGGCACGGCGCCGTGCTCGGCCATCTGGAACGCTACAAGCGCTACCCCCGCATCGCCCAGATGCGGCGCCAGCAGGGTGTCCCGCAGGTCCACATCACGCTCGACCGGCAGGGCCGGGTGCTGGCGGTGCGGCTGCACAAGGGCTCCGGCTTCGAGGCGCTGGACGAGGAGACGATCGCGCTGGTCGAACGCGCCTCCCCGCTCCCGGCCCCGCCGCCGGACGTGGCGCAGGACCGCATGGAGCTGGTGGTGCCGGTTCAGTACTTCCTGCGCTGA
- a CDS encoding Glu/Leu/Phe/Val dehydrogenase: protein MDDLLSGALSRLDEAAKHVEVDSEVLEKLKYAKETLSVRLSVRMDDGSRRSFPAWRCRYDDTRGPTKGGIRFHPSSNVEEVTTLAFWMTFKCAVMNLPYGGGKGAVKVDPHSLSKSELERLSRAYVQAFAGMIGPDRDIPAPDVYTNSMIMGWMADEYSSIVRQPSPAVITGKPLPLGGSLGRDDATARGGYYLIKHLEEDLRLTGSARRVVIQGYGNAGFHIARLLHADGYRIVGLSDSRGAIVCEDGLDPQAVQEAKERGGSVTAYTGNGARAVTGDELLGTACEILVPAALEDQIHKGNAGLIKARVVLELANGPITPDADRILNETGVIVLPDILANAGGVTVSYFEWVQNRQGYYWGLDEIHERLRVIMETEGRRVWDMGTAKRIPMRTAAYAHALERLSKAIAAHGTQPFFVG from the coding sequence ATGGACGATCTGCTTTCGGGGGCGCTGAGCCGCCTGGATGAAGCCGCAAAGCATGTTGAGGTGGATTCCGAGGTTCTCGAGAAACTGAAATACGCCAAGGAGACCCTGAGCGTCCGCCTGTCCGTGCGCATGGACGACGGATCGCGGCGCTCCTTCCCGGCGTGGCGGTGCCGCTACGACGACACCCGCGGCCCGACCAAGGGCGGCATCCGCTTCCACCCGAGTTCCAACGTGGAGGAGGTGACCACGCTGGCCTTCTGGATGACCTTCAAGTGCGCGGTGATGAACCTGCCCTACGGCGGGGGCAAGGGCGCGGTGAAGGTCGATCCGCACAGCCTGTCCAAGTCCGAGCTGGAGCGACTGTCGCGGGCCTATGTGCAGGCCTTCGCCGGCATGATCGGGCCAGACCGCGACATCCCGGCGCCGGACGTCTACACGAACTCCATGATCATGGGGTGGATGGCCGACGAGTACAGCTCCATCGTCCGCCAGCCGAGCCCGGCGGTCATCACCGGGAAGCCGCTGCCGCTCGGCGGTTCGCTCGGGCGCGACGACGCGACCGCGCGCGGCGGCTACTACCTCATCAAGCATCTGGAGGAGGATCTGCGCCTGACCGGATCGGCCCGCCGGGTGGTGATCCAGGGCTACGGCAACGCCGGCTTCCACATCGCCCGCCTGCTGCACGCCGACGGCTACCGCATCGTCGGCCTGTCCGATTCCCGTGGAGCCATCGTCTGCGAGGACGGGCTGGACCCGCAGGCCGTGCAGGAGGCCAAGGAGCGCGGCGGTTCGGTGACCGCCTACACCGGGAACGGCGCCCGCGCGGTGACCGGCGACGAGCTGCTGGGCACCGCCTGCGAGATCCTGGTCCCCGCGGCTCTGGAGGATCAGATCCACAAGGGCAACGCTGGGCTGATCAAGGCCCGCGTCGTCCTGGAACTCGCCAACGGCCCGATCACGCCGGACGCCGACCGCATCCTGAACGAGACCGGCGTCATCGTCCTGCCCGACATCCTGGCGAACGCCGGCGGCGTGACGGTGTCCTACTTCGAGTGGGTGCAGAACCGCCAGGGCTACTACTGGGGCCTCGACGAGATTCATGAGCGCCTTCGCGTGATCATGGAGACCGAGGGCCGCCGGGTCTGGGACATGGGCACGGCCAAGCGCATCCCGATGCGCACCGCGGCCTACGCCCACGCGCTGGAACGGCTGTCGAAGGCCATCGCCGCGCATGGAACGCAGCCGTTCTTCGTCGGCTGA
- a CDS encoding MarR family winged helix-turn-helix transcriptional regulator, with product MPESNVSPLDAHLGYWLRFVSNHVSQAFAAKLAGRGVTAAEWVVLRDLHDRDGVAPSLLADRLGMTRGAISKLADRLTAKGLLTQTPDPDDRRYQTLALTPDGRALVPDLSALADRNDAEFFGHLDPAERARIEETLKGVVRRMGLRSIPID from the coding sequence TTGCCCGAATCGAACGTCAGCCCCCTGGACGCGCATCTTGGCTACTGGCTGCGCTTCGTGTCGAACCATGTCTCCCAGGCCTTCGCCGCGAAGCTGGCGGGGCGGGGGGTGACCGCCGCCGAATGGGTCGTCCTGCGCGACCTTCACGACCGCGACGGTGTGGCGCCCAGCCTGCTCGCCGACCGGCTGGGCATGACGCGGGGGGCGATCTCGAAACTGGCCGACCGCCTCACCGCCAAGGGGCTGCTCACCCAGACCCCCGACCCGGACGACCGGCGTTACCAGACCCTGGCCCTCACCCCGGACGGCCGGGCGCTGGTGCCGGACCTGTCCGCCCTGGCCGACCGCAACGACGCCGAGTTCTTCGGGCACCTGGACCCCGCCGAGCGGGCGCGGATCGAGGAGACGCTGAAGGGCGTCGTCCGCCGGATGGGGCTGCGCTCCATACCCATCGACTGA
- a CDS encoding methyl-accepting chemotaxis protein — translation MAGDAAFVALRGVEAASAYRNVNQVAGGLVVAAGEFALERGATNGALNGASALPPERRPRLQQRRDAADAALRTALETLPTIPEMVPHGPRLSEVEASSASFREHRRGVDDALARDAGGRSPHVVSGFVGTITAHIERIGALRLLLEAVAPPPKPATLQLVQLRGYAADMAEHAGRERALFSALIASGRPVVPGQAEALAKSRGRLEQAWDGIRALRTRPDITPDLARAIDGVETAYLQGFAETRQAVLKGGADGRYPLTVDDWMSRATLGIDSILRLAGTVGTAIDAAVAGAAEEARTDLLVSLAVLTLSLILGIGGSLLVIRRIVRPLTAMTGAMRQLADGDLAVAIPGTGRRDEIGAMAQAVAVFQEHAVARERLEAEQRRDQETRERRAAALDRLTRGFEAKVSGLVGTLSSAATEMEATAGSMSAAAQQTNQQSFAVAAASEQASTNVQTVAAATEQLTASIREIGNRAAQSQSITTRAVADARRTDETVRLMAGCAQRIGEVVGLIQAISSQTNLLALNATIEAARAGDAGKGFAVVAHEVKTLASQTAQATDDIAVQIAQVQTVTRDAVSAIRDIATVIGEVNEIATAIAAAVEEQGAATQEITRNVQQAAVGTQEVASNIAGVQQAANDTGAAATHVLSAAQELSQQAERLTGEVGDFLAGVRSA, via the coding sequence ATGGCGGGGGACGCCGCGTTCGTGGCCCTTCGCGGCGTCGAAGCGGCGTCGGCTTACCGGAACGTCAATCAGGTGGCTGGTGGATTGGTCGTCGCCGCCGGAGAATTCGCCCTTGAGCGGGGAGCCACCAACGGAGCGCTGAACGGCGCCAGCGCGCTGCCCCCGGAACGGCGCCCCCGGCTGCAACAGCGCCGCGATGCCGCCGACGCCGCGTTGCGCACCGCGCTGGAGACGCTTCCCACCATTCCCGAAATGGTCCCGCACGGTCCTCGCCTGAGCGAGGTGGAGGCATCGTCGGCCTCCTTCCGGGAGCATCGGCGCGGGGTGGACGATGCGTTGGCCCGCGACGCCGGCGGGCGTTCGCCGCACGTGGTGTCGGGCTTCGTCGGCACGATCACCGCTCATATCGAACGGATCGGCGCCTTGCGCCTGCTGCTGGAAGCGGTCGCCCCGCCGCCGAAACCGGCGACGCTGCAACTTGTCCAACTGCGCGGCTACGCAGCGGACATGGCCGAACACGCCGGGCGGGAGCGCGCGCTGTTCAGCGCCCTCATCGCCAGCGGTCGGCCGGTCGTCCCCGGACAGGCCGAAGCCCTTGCGAAATCCCGCGGACGGTTGGAGCAGGCGTGGGATGGCATCCGCGCTCTGCGCACCCGGCCGGACATCACTCCCGACCTCGCGCGGGCCATCGACGGGGTCGAGACGGCGTACCTCCAGGGATTCGCCGAGACCCGGCAGGCGGTGCTGAAGGGCGGCGCGGATGGCCGGTATCCCCTGACCGTCGACGACTGGATGAGCCGGGCGACCTTGGGCATCGACTCCATCCTCAGGCTGGCCGGAACGGTGGGCACCGCCATCGACGCGGCGGTCGCGGGGGCCGCGGAGGAGGCGCGGACCGACCTGCTCGTCAGCCTTGCCGTGCTCACGCTCAGCCTGATTCTGGGCATCGGGGGCTCGCTGCTGGTGATCCGCCGGATCGTCCGGCCGCTGACGGCGATGACCGGGGCCATGCGGCAACTGGCCGACGGCGATCTGGCGGTGGCCATTCCCGGCACCGGACGGCGCGACGAGATCGGCGCCATGGCGCAGGCCGTCGCGGTCTTCCAGGAGCACGCCGTCGCGCGCGAGCGGCTGGAGGCGGAGCAGCGGCGCGACCAGGAGACGCGCGAGCGGCGGGCGGCGGCGCTGGACCGGCTGACGCGGGGCTTCGAAGCCAAGGTGAGCGGGCTGGTCGGCACCCTGTCCTCCGCCGCGACGGAGATGGAGGCGACCGCCGGCTCCATGTCGGCGGCAGCCCAGCAGACCAACCAGCAATCCTTCGCCGTGGCCGCCGCGTCGGAACAGGCCTCGACGAACGTGCAGACCGTGGCGGCGGCGACCGAACAGCTCACCGCGTCCATTCGGGAGATCGGCAACCGCGCCGCCCAGTCGCAGTCCATCACGACGCGGGCCGTCGCGGACGCCCGGCGGACGGACGAGACGGTGCGGCTGATGGCCGGCTGCGCCCAACGCATCGGCGAGGTGGTCGGGCTGATCCAGGCGATCTCCAGCCAGACCAACCTGCTGGCTCTGAACGCCACCATCGAGGCGGCCCGCGCCGGCGACGCCGGCAAGGGCTTCGCCGTGGTGGCGCACGAGGTGAAGACGCTGGCAAGCCAGACCGCCCAGGCGACCGACGACATCGCGGTCCAGATCGCCCAGGTGCAGACGGTGACGCGCGACGCCGTCTCGGCGATCCGCGACATCGCCACGGTGATCGGCGAGGTGAACGAGATCGCCACCGCCATCGCCGCCGCGGTGGAGGAGCAGGGCGCCGCCACCCAGGAGATCACCCGCAACGTCCAGCAGGCGGCCGTCGGCACGCAGGAGGTCGCCTCCAACATCGCCGGCGTGCAGCAGGCGGCCAACGACACCGGGGCGGCGGCGACCCATGTGCTGAGCGCGGCGCAGGAGCTGTCCCAGCAGGCGGAGCGGTTGACCGGCGAGGTCGGCGATTTCCTCGCCGGCGTCCGCAGCGCCTGA